Proteins encoded together in one Onychomys torridus chromosome 1, mOncTor1.1, whole genome shotgun sequence window:
- the Ifit2 gene encoding interferon-induced protein with tetratricopeptide repeats 2 has protein sequence MSTATEKSLESRLQQLKCHFTWNLIAEDESLDEFEDRVCNKDEFQNGECKATMCNILAYVKHCRGQNEAALKCLGEAEDFIQQQHPDQVEVRSLVTWGNYAWVYYHMGQLSTAQAYLDKVRQVCEKFSSPYRMESPELDCEEGWARLKCTQNQNERVKVCFEKALEKDPKNPEFTSGWAIANYRLDYWPARQDSVDSLKQAMKLSPNNSYVKVLLALKLEMVTHGNQGKELVEEALRNAPEAATDVLLSAARFYYKIHDQDRTIQLLKKALESLPNNAYVHYHIGCSYRSKVLQIVNTREIALNGNREKLHELMQLAIDHLRKAEEIKEMCEHSCGYLAGLYAMIHHHEEADYYFQKEFNKELTPGLKQLLHLRYGNFQFFQMNHEDKAIHHYMEGVKIRQETKAKEKMKSKLQRIAQKRLSKNEFDSEALHILAFLQESMEESQQAAKNSEREVDSEKPVPSASLHEEGDE, from the coding sequence CACTGCCACCGAGAAATCCTTGGAGAGCAGGCTACAGCAGCTAAAATGCCATTTCACCTGGAACTTGATAGCAGAAGATGAGTCCTTGGACGAGTTTGAGGACAGGGTATGTAACAAGGATGAGTTTCAGAACGGTGAATGTAAAGCCACCATGTGCAACATACTGGCCTATGTAAAGCACTGCAGAGGTCAGAATGAGGCCGCGCTGAAGTGCTTAGGGGAAGCAgaagacttcatccagcaacagCATCCTGACCAAGTAGAAGTCAGGAGTCTGGTCACCTGGGGAAACTATGCTTGGGTTTACTATCACATGGGCCAGCTCTCAACAGCACAGGCTTATCTTGACAAGGTGAGACAGGTCTGTGAGAAGTTTTCCAGTCCCTACCGGATGGAGAGTCCTGAGCTTGACTGTGAAGAAGGGTGGGCCCGATTGAAGTGTACCCAAAACCAAAATGAGAGAGTGAAGGTGTGTTTTGAGAAGGCTCTGGAAAAGGACCCGAAGAATCCAGAATTCACCTCTGGATGGGCCATCGCAAACTACCGCCTGGACTACTGGCCAGCACGGCAGGACTCCGTTGACTCTCTGAAGCAAGCCATGAAATTGTCTCCTAACAACTCTTATGTTAAAGTCCTCTTGGCACTGAAGCTTGAGATGGTGACGCATGGAAACCAAGGAAAGGAACTAGTTGAAGAAGCATTAAGGAACGCCCCAGAAGCAGCGACAGATGTACTGCTCAGTGCAGCCAGGTTTTATTACAAGATACATGACCAGGACAGAACTATACAGTTGCTTAAAAAGGCTTTAGAATCTCTGCCAAATAATGCCTATGTGCATTACCATATTGGGTGCTCCTATAGATCAAAAGTCCTTCAAATAGTTAACACAAGAGAAATTGCATTgaatgggaatagagagaagtTACACGAACTAATGCAACTAGCAATTGACCACTTAAGGAAAGCTGAGGAGATCAAGGAGATGTGCGAACATTCTTGTGGCTATCTTGCTGGTCTTTATGCCATGATACACCACCATGAAGAGGCTGATTATTACTTCCAGAAAGAATTCAACAAGGAGCTTACTCCTGGACTTAAACAGTTGCTCCACCTACGGTACGGCAATTTTCAGTTTTTTCAGATGAACCATGAAGATAAGGCCATCCACCATTATATGGAGGGTGTAAAAATAAGGCAGGAGACGAAGgctaaagaaaagatgaaaagtaAACTTCAAAGAATTGCCCAAAAGCGACTCTCTAAAAATGAATTTGATTCTGAGGCCTTGCACATCTTGGCCTTTCTTCAAGAGTCGATGGAAGAAAGCCAGCAAGCTGCCAAAAACTCTGAGAGGGAAGTGGACTCTGAAAAGCCTGTTCCTTCAGCATCTTTGCATGAGGAAGGGGATGAATAG